GGCATCGCGTTTGCGCCGAAGGGCCTGCGCCTCGGCGTCGCGCGCTATAACGGCGTGTCGCTACACTGGGTCGCCATGGCGGCCCAGCCGGTCGATCTCGAATGGAAGGGCGCGCATAATGGCGTCACCTTCTCGCCGGACGGCCGCTTCGTCGTCACCAGCATGCAGGAAAACGCCCTGCACGGCTGGAAGCTCGACACCAAGCCCGGCGCGGAAACCCGCCATATGCGCATGACCGGCTATCCGGCCAAGGTGAAGTCGCTCTCCTGGTCCGTCAAGGGCAAGTGGCTCGCCTCCTCCGGCGCGCCGGCCGCCATCGTCTGGCCCTTCTCGGCCAAGGACGGCCCGATGGGCAAGCCGCCGCTGGAACTCGGCACGCGCGCCGACGTCATGGTGACCGCCGTCGCCTGCCACCCCGCCGAGGAGGTCGTCGCCATCGGCTATTCGGACGGCATGGTGCTCGCGGCCCGCTTCGCCGACAACCGCGAGGTGCTGCTGCGCCGCCCCGGCAAGGGCGCCGTCACCTCCATGGCCTGGAGCCGCAACGGCAAGCTTCTCGCTTTCGCCAGCGAAGCCGGCGACTGCGGCGTCATCGATCTCGCAGGTTGACAAAAAGGCCGCCGGACAAGGATCGGCGGCCCCTTTTTCACCATTCCAGCTCCAGATGCGGCCGGCCGTTCGAGGTCTTCTCGACCGTCCGCCCCGTCTCGTCGATGGTGCAGCTCACGCGCTGGCGGAAGGCCGAGAAGCTGTCGAAGGTGACGACATCCACCGGCTCGTCGAAATGCAGCGTCATGCGGTAGCGGCCGGGCTGGCTGGTCACCGCCTGGATGCCGAGGACTTCGGCATCGAACGGCTGGCCGAGATAGTGGCCACGCACCCGCGAGCCGAGCATCCACGGATCGAACGGTGGCCGGTTGCCCACCGCGGCATGCAGCGTATTCCAGTCGCGGAAGCCGTATTGCGCGGCGATGAGTTCAAGCGCGCGGGAATGAGAGATATCCTGTCCCTCGGAGGAAAAGCGCGCGCGCAGCCGCTTCGCCTGGTCCTTCAGGGCATCGAGGGATGGTAGGGGCGTCGAGGATGGACGCATGTCGGAACTCCAGTCATGGCATGCGTCGTTTCGGAGGGAGTCCGCATTGCCACCGGTTCGCATGCGTGATGCTGGAAGACCGATCATCTGGGAGGAACTTCACCAAAGCTTGCGCTCGCGGACGGCAGGGGTCCTCACCCTTGCCCCGCACATAGTCATTCGCGGCGGCGATGTCAAATCGGGCACGCACGGAAGGGGCCACTCAACGCCGGCCCCTCCTTGTCGACTTCACGCCGCCTTGCGCCGCTCCGCAGAAAAGCGGCGGCCGCTGGCGACAAGCATGCCGGCCGCACCGTCCAGCCAGCCTTCCTTCAGTTCCAGCGCCAGGAAGCGGCGGCGCTCGAAGGGACCGGGCATGACGAAATGGCGCGCCTTGTCGGCAAAGAAG
This DNA window, taken from Shinella zoogloeoides, encodes the following:
- a CDS encoding glyoxalase superfamily protein encodes the protein MRPSSTPLPSLDALKDQAKRLRARFSSEGQDISHSRALELIAAQYGFRDWNTLHAAVGNRPPFDPWMLGSRVRGHYLGQPFDAEVLGIQAVTSQPGRYRMTLHFDEPVDVVTFDSFSAFRQRVSCTIDETGRTVEKTSNGRPHLELEW
- a CDS encoding WD40 repeat domain-containing protein, whose product is MPTIAPLDLDGHVVSAAFLGDVPFFATASGAIHRLDHGQKVTEAHDGLLACVRDEANDTLVTGGEDGKVLRIAADGTATLLAEVPRKWISVVAAGPQGAVGFAEGRTARVRLADGTIREFTETRSVEGIAFAPKGLRLGVARYNGVSLHWVAMAAQPVDLEWKGAHNGVTFSPDGRFVVTSMQENALHGWKLDTKPGAETRHMRMTGYPAKVKSLSWSVKGKWLASSGAPAAIVWPFSAKDGPMGKPPLELGTRADVMVTAVACHPAEEVVAIGYSDGMVLAARFADNREVLLRRPGKGAVTSMAWSRNGKLLAFASEAGDCGVIDLAG